The following DNA comes from Populus trichocarpa isolate Nisqually-1 chromosome 19, P.trichocarpa_v4.1, whole genome shotgun sequence.
TTTGCAAGTGTTGTGGTACGTTCTTGGCAGACGTGTACTTCAGCTGCTTTCAATGTTTCTGTCTTGATGAGTCAGCTAGCACCTATGATCtttgttgtgattgttttgGTGGAAAAAAGTTCAGACACCTCGATGGGCACATCTTCTGGGATAACTATACTTTACTAAGTAAAAGCAGGAGCTTGGCACTAAAAGCTCCCGAACAGGTAATTGATCTTTGAAAATGATATCAGCTTCGATCCCTGTTAGAGGATGGCATGCTAGAAAGAAATACTTCAGATTGCTTAAAATTCCCAATTTTTTAAACGAATTAATACCTCTAATTATGTTTCTTTAATTGTGGATTTGGTTTGAATTGGATTTTTCTAGCAGATTGCTTCTTCACTATTAGGGATTCATATATGTTCTTtcattcaattgaaaaaattaagagaaataaTAGGATTAATCAACTAGTTTTCAAGTATATGTTTcgaatcaaaatctaaaaattaagaaacccAAACCAGTAAAAgtttatcatcaaattaaaaaaacttatcgttttgttaaaaatattataaaaataaaaaaaggaattaaaaaagataaaatttaatacgcacacatataaagaaaactaacaaatacatattatttttaagaagataCTAACTCCAATTTGTCATTATTTTCCTGTATAGCTAGCCTatcttaaacaaataattaatcataaccataatcttattaataaaatatttttcattagatattaatatttattggtattttctaagaaaatattaaatatttgataaagGAGAATATTTGTAACTAAAtctttaatcaataaaatgaaaaaaaaaaactatgacaaTGTGTATCGATGTTTTGAACTGATTAATAGAAATTCCAGCTTGTTTATGGTTGATATATAGTAAAATATACTTAGTACAAGCAAGAGATGTGATGATATGATCTCAAAACAAGAGATGTGCTTGAAAAAATTTCAACCCAAcatttcaaaatttgttttatagacATTGTTCCAAATATCTAATCATATGGTTCTATATCTTTAATTTCAGAAGCGAAGAGAAgtgcttgaaaaaattaaaacgatagTGGAAGTTACAGGCTTAGTTGTTGGTGTTGCTGCTATTGCATCATCTTGTGGCTGCAGCATTATGTGAAGGAACAAATGATGCATTTTATTATcactatgttttaattttattaggattTTGTAAGGGGTGAAACTTGAACCGCTTGCCCATGGAAGACTATTATTAATGAAGTAACGAAAAACTTCAAACTAGATTGAGCTTTTCATGGGGAGCGATCTTCAGCTAGTAAAGGGACTGACTTCAGCACTGGTCCACAAGCTCTTCATTTAAAACAGAGCAAAGAATGTTGGAGAGTGTTGAATtgttatttgtgattttttaaattattgtatgGTTACTTGTATTGTTCAATGGTTGCTTGCTTGTGATTGGTGGATTTGTAGGTGATATAATTGTAATTGGCATAGAAAATGGCCCAaatgtgaaaaaacaaaaaaaaggtttggtGTGCATCCACACTAACatcttgagattaaaaaaaaaaacattgaattataTAATACTCGTAGCAGAGAATTTTTAGTGGTAGTTTACAAgactcaaataattttatggaataaaaacaagagaaaacaaaaatgggAATTTGTTCAGGCCAACTCAAACAGACTGAAAGCAGTCCTTTTAGGCCATGGTccaaacaagaagttttttttttttttttatgtaataaaaaaatcatgcaccATCAACTACTGAACTACAAGACTTGATGAATATTTTAATAAGAATCACTACTagaaattcaacaaatataaacaGAATTACCGACAAAATGTTTATGTCAGTAATTTGCAGTGATATGTACCGACCGAATTAATTCCCTCGCTAAAACCGTCGATATATACCGATAGAAagattccatcggtatataccgagggaatccAAGacggaaaataaataattttacaaaacaaaatagtgCGATGACGTGGAAGTTTTTGTGGGCGATTTTCCTAACGAAATTACAGAATGATTCAAACCGGGATGTCCGTACAATGACGTGTCCTTTCACCAATAAAATGGCCGACGGAgtcacaaacaaaaatatttcatcggtgattccatcgatAAAAGTTAATACATGTCCTGGCCATTAACCCTCCCTTCccttatttctccttcttccccccCCCCCATCCTTGCATATAAACAAactccccccccctcccccaaaCAACAAACAATCATCCTTGTAGTATGAATTTATAACtttgtacttgttatggtttgttttagattttgtaaaattatatttgtttgtaaattgttgaaacttttgTCAAATTACCAACTTAGGTgtattgtgatgaaataaatattagcttgtttaacgggtccgttttaatttttgtcaatgTTATTGCcgagttgtaattttttaaaattaatgtgtaTAAATTTGAATGGacatagataattgataatgaatatttaagagaagtttGAAAGTAAGTTGGATAATcttgagctaaaccaatatttttgcaaatttatatacttaacgtagttaattaatacatgttgtcatcattattttatagaggttcaatagaagtcatggatgtaTTAAGATTTACCCCAAAGATTGCGGAGGATGggttattgtaatggggttcagggttttattaatttcacaacatttaTTCCGAGAAATTTTAGTTGAGgcagtattaggtgtccattcaggaggtgtaaaaataaaaaatttctacatccagatgttgtaatgatgcatcttctacataaagggttcatggaggattacctgtgttggtatgcacatagagaactatttgttcatAATGAGAGCATGATAGAAAGGGTGGTTGTGTCATCTTCTAGTGCTAacaacgtgcatggagttgcaaataacaacagtaatccttacaggcaTATGATTATAGAtacaatgagaatgaatcaaggtaatgctagttaatgtccaatcatagaagaagaacctaatgcagatgcggccaggttttttattctgttgaaagattttgatgaacCATTATGAGATGGCTGcataaatcacagtaaattatcggtcgttgCACAGGTGTTTACCATGAAGTCGGattatgggttgagtgaggctggTTATGACATAAGTATCGAATGGACAAAAAGCATTTTACTTAAAGGGAACAAGCTGAAAGATAAACTTTTATGCtgctaaatccatgatgaaacccctcggtttaggataccaaaaaattaacatgtgtccTAATTTctacatgttgtactaccttgaaaatactaAGCtaaccgagtgcatgacatgtgggcattcccatTACAAACCCAAAACTAGCATGtgaaagactctcgtggcatataaaaaatttagatacttcccaatcacacctagactacagaggttattcatgtcaccaatgactgctgagcacatgacatgacaccaatcacatgatgtgaTAGATGGAGTAATGGTGCATCATTCTAACagtgaagcatggaaacactttaatagtgtgcatcctcacttttctgCTCAATTAAGGAACCtgcatcttgggttgtgtacagacatATTCAACCCATTCAGGTCATTTGCTACTCATTCTTGTTAACCGGTTATACTtatggtttataacttgccaccggggatgtgtatgaggccgaagttcatgtttttatctatggtcatacccgGTCCTAATAGTCTGGGCTAGAATAttgatgtttgtcttcgaccattgattgatgagttgacgcagttgtggtcctacAGGGCTTTGAGTTATGATATGtcgagaaaacaaaattttcttatgagaCTAGTTTTGAAGTGGACTATCAAtaattttccagcttatggaatggtttctagtTGGAGCACGCATAGAAAAGtagcatgtccatattgcaTGGAAAActcattgtgtttggtttccaattcggtaagcagaagtttttctggttttggtttgatccATAACTGGGTAAAGCAAAGTATTTTCtaggagctttcttattggaaaaCCAATCTCCTCCGctataaccttgacgtcatacACATAGAAAATaatgtgtttgagaatattttcaacactaTCATGGacgtgaaggggaagacaaagacAACATCCAGACTAGAATGGATATAGCATTGTtttgtaaccgtaaaaatatggagttggtttatgatgggtCATAGGTCGCAAAGCCCAGAGCAAGCTTTGCCttagagaaaaacacacaactacTAGTATAGCAATGATTTAAGAGTTTGTGTTTTCCttatggacatgcctcgaacatatcaaggttggttaatctAGATGAATTCAGATGTTATGGAATGAAGAGCCATGACTActacgtgtttatgcaaacactcattccatcaggttatcgtgatttgttgctaaaagggatatgggatgcactcatggagatcagtcatttcatTAGAAATATATGCTCTAACAAGTTGCAGACACATGACAATGAAAGACTTGAAACGAATGCCGTTaggacaatatgcaaacttgagatgatattccctccatcattttttgactcaatagaGCATCTACTCATATATTTACTAAGCTTGGGAAGGAATGCTAGTGtttcattgtctttactaagcctggatcctgaaaaaaaagttaagtgctataatgagtattttgtcaatggatatgtgtttcatactgaataatacgggcatggaagaaagacatataacagtagtgtttgtgttaagggatcgacttgtagtttgtcaatggatatgtgtttcatactgaagaatatgggCATGAAAAAAAGACATATAATAGTGGTATTTATGTTAAAGGATCGACTTGTAGTGAGTTTGAAGCTGACAATTATAGTAAATTAGAAAATAGTGTCGAATGCAATATCATAGTGAGCataataaagtattttcattcaaatgctattggtatgacaccactaatagaggaatcagagtagatccccACTATGATCTGGTcgaaattaactcaaaagctagacttcATAACataaatgatgtctttgttttcgtcAAGCAATGTTagtaagtttattacacatacacccctttctttagaaaggatcgctcaagagttgattggctatccatttcaaaaacaaaactcaggggtcatgtcgaggttgttcaggatgagaatgAAGACCCAAGTGtgggagatgatgtctttcaagttagtgagttagTTGAACCATATTGAGTTGCTccatcgattgacttagaagaaaatttaaattttcatgtctTCAATGATAGTTTTGTTGATGTTGGCGTTGAgtagttgaatgttgttctgagctccaaCGGACAAGCacaagtcgatgaagatgatgatgatgtcaaTGTTGAAGATTGTGATGGAGCTAATGACAAttcaattaaagaagaagaagataattctgactaactattaGAACACGAAAGTGTAAaggaattttttataatgtaatattttggatgaaattttgtactgagaaatatttattttataattgttatgtgCACTATTGTTATTATGTTGTGCATGCAGCTTTCAATTTAAATGTTTTCTAGGAGGATAGACAGACAATACAAGCATAATCTATAATTCACTGTGCACATCACCAATGGAAACACTGAGGGTTAGAGTCCATCGGTGTATTCCAGAGGCGAAGGGAATTGTTCACATCCCACATCACTGATGGAAACACCGACGGTTTATATCTGTCGGTGCATTCTAGAGGCAAAGAAAACTGTTCACATCCCACATCACCGATGGAAACACCAATGGTTTGTGTTCATCGGTGTATTCCAGAGCCGAAGGGAACTGTTCACAAATCATCGATGGAAACACCGATAGTTTGTGCCCGTCGGAGTATTCTAGAGGCGGAGGGAATTGTTCACAGATTGCCGATGGAAACACTGACAGTTTGTGTCCGTCGGAGTATTCCAGAGGCAAAGAGAACTATTCATAGATCTCCAATGGAAACACTAATGGTTTGTCTCCATCGGTGTATTCTAGAAGCAAAGGGAACTGTTCACATCCCATTTCGGTGATTCCTCTAACTCAGTTGCAAGTTGCCGagggaatcaccgatggactgattaataataatattatttaatattatgttggtaatttcatcggtaagaACACGTAATCCAAAGCTCAAGTAATTAATGCATCTTTAATAGTGTGTACTATTTTAAAATAGCGAGGAAATTACTgacgaaaaaattaaaattttggagggttttttaaaaaaatttagtgcgaaataaaaatttcaaattgaataTATCAATAGAATCAccaatagattaattaaaaataatattatttaattgtctATCGGTGATTTCATCGGTAAAAACGCAATATAAAACCCACTGAGCaccccttcagttcattttttcctcttgttcaattttcttaATTCTCTCTCGATTTTTCCTCTCAACTCAATTGATTTTGCTTCAATTTCTAGTTATTTCCTCATCTTCAAAGATGTGTATTGTGGTTCTCCtcacttattttgattttctgtttttcatctttttttttatttattaacaatatatttttgttttttttgtattgtagatagataaaatttaaaagtaaacacaattttaaggtaagcatttttcattcctaaagtctatagttttttttttattaatttgtagcctattttattgtttttattgcaataatgattgattgttttgttgaattttaattattattgttgaattttctatataaatgttaattgaatatataggatttttttaattgctttatctaaattttattgtatatattgcATAATAAAgtgtttgattgttttgtttaattttaattgttattgttaaatttgtatagatgttagttgaatatatagaattaatttttttttctatattttattgttaaatttgtatagatgttaggttatatatgggattttgttttctctattttatggttagaaacattttattatcactttgaaaatgagatgaaattaaataatctaaaatttctggtataaataaaataaaatcaattagtttgtggcatatatcttgtcaatatttgcaggttcgGACAATTTAGGTAGTCGTCAGTATAGGGTAGGTgctaccaaatttttttaaaaaaatcaaatttgattatgtaattattcatcaaatttgtgtagatgcgtagaataaAATCAACAGCACGTCGTGAGCAcatggttgcagctagttcttctaacAACGATGATGACATGTCCTTAGGTGCCgaccaagaagaggcacctacaacGACTCACGAAGTTGCCTCTTCCAGCACGGTTCCACAAGGTAGAGGTTGTGTGCTTTCACAGCAAGGTCAATTCACctgcaagtacgaggcacattggaaagacgacctttcaatgtaagtttgttttggttttagttttttttttttttacttataatgtAATTTGTGAACAACTagttaatatttcattaattttatttattttcaggttcacaaacattgaggtcgCCCGAGTAATAACTTCGGCATTTAAAttgtcgatggagattccattgtttcaatggagtgaGGTTTCAAGACATCTTGATTGGAGACCTTATATTGATGCATGGTTTCAAAGTTTTGAGGTTAGtgttaactttaaattttaactattttttatgttatattgaaattattgatttatttttaataaattatttatacaaagAATAAATTCGAGTGGGATAACACGAATGataatgttgtgaggagggtgtgggagaATCATggggcaactaggtaacatcgaaaacgatacgatatttttttaaaaaaattatatattaaaatctaatttgtcattaactcATATAAAATTCATTCATGGATGTAGGTTGCATGACTTTTGGTATGAAGcgcaggaaaaaaacaaaaaaatatgtcagAGATAACGGTCTACAAGGCTGGAATGTGTGTGGTgatttggagg
Coding sequences within:
- the LOC18110626 gene encoding uncharacterized protein LOC18110626 isoform X2 gives rise to the protein MDMEGIRQAAVAYYEHLPEEKKKSAEDTFKAMDKNGDGKISLREYLGYLASSNNAVFTHPNIFSALDKDNNGNLDFEETKVLYYILFSGRALLCKCCGTFLADVYFSCFQCFCLDESASTYDLCCDCFGGKKFRHLDGHIFWDNYTLLSKSRSLALKAPEQRREVLEKIKTIVEVTGLVVGVAAIASSCGCSIM
- the LOC18110626 gene encoding uncharacterized protein LOC18110626 isoform X1 — protein: MDMEGIRQAAVAYYEHLPEEKKKSAEDTFKAMDKNGDGKISLREYLGYLASSNNAVFTHPNIFSALDKDNNGNLDFEETKVLYYILFSGRALLCKCCGTFLADVYFSCFQCFCLDESASTYDLCCDCFGGKKFRHLDGHIFWDNYTLLSKSRSLALKAPEQKRREVLEKIKTIVEVTGLVVGVAAIASSCGCSIM